TTTCTTCACTCATGCGTGGTTCTTCCTTTCCACTGCCTGATTCATGAACAGACAGATTTTCAGCAGTTCCAGGTCATAGCGGACTTCCGTGAGCTCATAGGTCCCATCCTTGGAGAGTTTCAGAGCATAGAGATAATCCGGGGTACTATGCCATGGGGGCATCAATTCTTGGTAGGCTGTCAGCTGGGCCCGGAGAGATGGGCCGTGGAGTTGGCCAGTCTTGATGTCCAGGATACAGCTGCGGCCATCATAGAGCGTCCCGTATCGGTCCAGCGTTCCTGCGTAACCAAATTCCAGATTCCCCATGGGGTGCTCGATCAGCTCCCAGTCCGGGCGGTAGTCTTTCAGGAAGCGGCGGTAGGCTTTCAGATACCCGGCGATCTCCGGCGTTTCCTCCGGTGTCTCGCCATAGTCGATCAGGGCGCAGGCTTCATGGACGGCGGTCCCCCGGCGGGCGGCGGTCTCCGCCAGCCACGGCTTATCCGATTTGTAGTCGTATGCCAGAAAGCGGCAGATGTGGGTAACGCTGGGGAGTTCCACGCCGTCCAGGGTATAGGTATGGGACTTTTCATCAAACTGGATCACCGGAACTCGCTCCTTTCCTTGATGCTGCGGCCGTCCAGCCACTCGTCCAGCTGGTCCTCTTCCTCTTCCCGGAGAGTGTCGGCGAAGCCCCGGAAACGGGATAGAAGGGAGCGGCGGCAGGATTTGCAGAGGATGACCCCAGCGGGCATATAGTCTTTGCAGATGGGGCAGACGGCGGCGTCCTCGATATAGGACTGGCCGCAGACGGGACACAGCTCCTCCCGGTAGCGGTAGCCGGGGAATACGGTGGGGTCCGTGCCCTCCCGGACCATAGGGGCGTCAAAGTAGGCATTGCAGATTTGGCAGTGCTTCATGACTCGCCCCCGATCCGGAACGCATCTTCCGCGGGAATACCCATGAGACGAGCCACACTGTCCCGGAATGGCTTGGAGGCAGCCAACCGCCCGGAGAGCATCTGGTATGCCTGGGCGTATGAGACGCTGCCCACGTCCTGAATGAAGCTCTTGACCACGCCGCCATAGTTTTCTACAATGTACCTTCGGATGACCGGATACAGCACGGACGGGGGCCGGGGCGGGATTCGGATGCAGGCCGATAGGTCATTCTTGATGGTGCAGTCCGCGTATCCGATTTCCCGGGCGATCTCCTGCCAGTTGTGGCCGTCGATCCGCATCGTGAATGCCTTGATACGTTTTTCTCTTGTCAAATAGCTCCCTCCTCGATGAAATAGATTGTAGCGGTACGGACTCCGGCCTGGATGGCGGCCTCGTGGCTCTCCATGCAGAGGTCGATGTGGGCGCCTTTCACGGCGCTTCCGGTATCGTCCGCCCGGTAATAGTGGAGTTCTCCGTCTCCGTAGTCCACCAGGACATCAGAACCCAATGGGATGATGGACGGGTCCACGGCCACAGAGACGCCGGGCGTGGCCCTTCTGCCGCTGGCGGTGATGCCGTCGGACTTGCCGCAGCAGCGGGAGCAGGTGCAGTAGTGGGTGACGGTGACATCATCCAGGCGGACGGCATGGGACAGCAGCGCCGCCTCGATCAGCTCGTTTTCCGCGGCCTCCTGCTCCTCTTCGGTGAGATAACAGCGGACCAGGGCCGGGGTATCGTCGCCGGGTAGGCTGCCGTCCTGCGTGGCGGGCTCCGGCTTGTGCATGGCGGGCCGATCTGCTTTCACCGTCATAATCAGGTAGCTTCCCAGCCACGCCAGCAGCAAGATCAGAAATAGGAGATATGTAATCAGCTGCCGCCTCTGGCTCCGGCGCCGCCGCTCTTCGCGGGTCAGCTTTTTCATAGGATATGCCTCACCGCTTCTTCTCGGGTAATATAGAAATGGATGCCCGTGCTGCACTCGTTCCAGCGGTTTTCGTCGAAATCCGAAACGGAGACCACAGTTCCGGGAATGTAATGGAAGTTCTCATCTCTATCACTGACGGCGACCTGCTCCAATACAATCCCCTCTAAATCCTGAATCTCCAAAACGGTTGCCTTTGAGCAGCGGCACTTCCGGCCTGTTCCGGAACTGCGCACGGCATCTTCGGTAATTTCCAGCTTTACAATGCACTCATGACCGCTGGTTTTGACCCTTGCCTTTTTCCAGCCGACAAAAGCGCCGATTTCCGGGCAGGCAATGGGATAAAATAAATTTTTTGCCTTTTCAATGTAGTCGGCCCTGGACAGGTCGGCCCTGGACAGGTTGGCCCCGAACAGGTTGGCCCTGGACAGGTTGGCCCCGGACAGGTCGGCCCCGGACAGGTCGGCCCTGGACAGGTTGGCCCCGAACAGGTTGGCCCTGGACAGGTTGGCCCCGGACAGGTCGGCCCCGGACAGGTCGGCCCCGGACAGGTCGGCCCTGGACAGGTTGGCCCCGAACAGGTTGGCCCCGAACAGGTTGGCCCCGAACAGGTTGGCCCCGAACAGGTCGGCCCTGGACAGGTCGGCCCTGGACAGGTCGGCCCTGGACAGGTTGGCCCCGAACAGGTTGGCCCTGGACAGGTTGGCCCCGGACAGGTCGGCCCCGGACAGGTCGGCCCTGGACAGGTTGGCCCCGAACAGGTTGGCCCCGAACAGGTTGGCCCTGGACAGGTTGGCCCCGGACAGGTCGGCCCTGGACAGGTTGGCCCCGAACAGGTTGGCCCGTTTTCCGCCATTTTCGCCTCGTAGCCATTTAAAGTGCTTGTCCAAAATATTTTTCAACTCTTGTTCGTCCATGCGTTATTCCTCCTTGTAGGTCTCCCGGAAGCTGCCTTCGGGGAAATCGAACTCCACGGTGAAATGATGGTGCCGCTCGTTGATGGAGACTACCCGGCAGGGATGCGGGCCTGTCCTTGCGGTCACAAAGGCGCTGGTGGGGATGGTGGGTTCCAGGCACAGCTTGTCTCCAATGTTCATCTGTGGCCCTCCAGTCTGTCCAGTATCCAGAAGAGACCGTTTGTCAGGGAGATGGCTCCAGCGGTCAGAACGATGATTTGAAGGATCATTTCGACACCTCCGAAAGACTCCGGGCCAGGGTGGCGGCGGAGATTTTGGAGCCGTTGAAGGGGAAGCGGTTCTTCAAAGTGCTGTATTTCTTGATGCCGGTGAATCGCCGGACATCCTCCAGGGACAGCAGGTGCCGCCCTTCGGTGAATTCTAGAATGTCCGCGAGGTTGTCGCGGTAGTATCTTGACTCAGACATTCGGGTCCTCCTTTTCTTGATGGTCGTGGTTGCTGTTCGGGTCTGACGGGCGAAGGCGCAGAGCCTCGTCAAAGGTCATGCCGTAGGCCGCCCGGTTAAGCTTGTCCATCAGATGTTTGGTGTTGCGCGCCTGGGCTTCCAGGTCTTTGATGCTGTCTTTTTCGTTCATAAAAACCTCCTTGTCATTTGACCCGGAGGCGTGTATAATAACCTCGCGGGCCTGTTGGTCTACTCAATAGGTTCCGCAGCCCTCGTCGGTGTCGCTAGCACTGGCGGGGGCATCTTTATTGTCCTTTCTCCCTGAATGTGATAGGATGAGGGGAGAAAGGGGGTGAGCCTTATGTCTAATGAAACTCTCAAGACGTTTCCTGATAGCTATGCAGAGGCACTTGCGATGCTTTATCTGCAAAATCAAGACCTTAGAGAAAAAACACCGTCAGAAATTCATACTATGTATCAAGAAGCGTACTATGAAATCCTTAAAGACCACCGAATTAAAGCTAAATCTGGATGGTTCAAGGATTTAAAAGCAACTGACTAATGCTAAGCATTGCATTAGAAAGTGCTACCAAGTCGCTATCTGATATGCACTTCTTGGAACGCTCGGAAAGTAGTTGCAGCTGCTTTTCGAGCGTCTCTAATATCTGCTGATTGTCCATCTCTCTCACCTCCCCTCACCCTTCGCCCTGATCCGAAAGAAGCTTGTCTACGGTGACGCCGTAGAGCTTTGCGATTGCAGGGAGCATACTAGCTCTAGGAAGTGATCCGCCCTGTTCTCTCTCCCAAAGGCAAACAGCAGAATCGGAAATACCAAGTCTGTCCCCAACTTCCCTTTGTGAAAGACCCGCTTTTTCCCTGCATTCCTTAAATCTCAAAATTTCACCCCCAAAACGCTTAATATTACTTGACATCTTGGGCTGCACCGCTTAATATTGGATTGTCAGGACAATAGAAAACGGTGCAAGCCCAATATTAAGTGGGCCTGGTTTTTTGTGGCTTAATCACTTAACAATATTAAGTATATAGCATTGGCCTCTTAATGTCAAGCCCTTATTCTTAATTTTATTAAGTGATTTTGAAAGGGACTTTATGGACATTATTTATTTTCTCGCTCAGATTGATAGGCTCCGTAAAGAGCGAAAAATGACAAAAGCAGAATTTTATGAAAAGGCTGACGTAACAGCATCAGCGGTCTCCCAATGGAGAAACGAGAAAACTGTTCCAGCAGAAACGACCATCCAAAGAATTGCAGATTTGTTCGGAGTTGAAGTTTCTTTTCTGACTGGGCAAAAAGAAATCCCGCCCACCGAAAAGGTAGACGGGATGGAAGAAGAACTTATTCAGATTTTCCGCTTGTTGCCTGATGATCTGAAAGCGGGAATTCTGGCTCAGATAAAAGCCGTTCTAGTTCAGCGTGGATTACTTCCATCGCAGTCAGAATAGCGGCCTCCTTGTTTGTGCTTTTGCTGATAATCTGGATCAGGTCTTTTTCAAGGTTCATCCGACATTCCTCCTTTTTGTTTACAATATATGCTTAACGTTGTGTCGAAATTGCACAGAAGCGTGCAACAAAAATAAAATTTTTTAGAGAGAGGGAAAACTATGCAATGCCCTAAATGTGGAAGCGAAAACGTCAGCGTTCAAATGGTAACCGAAACGCAGTTAGTAGACAAACATCACGGGATTATATGGTGGATTTGCATTGGTTGGTGGTGGATTTTTATTAAATGGCTTGTGTTTACACTTCCCGCTTTAATTGTAAAAATTTTTGCGCCCAAAAAACAAAAACTGAAACAAAAGCAAAAATCTGTGTGTGTTTGCCAAAATTGCGGGTATCATTGGGAAGCATAAAAAACCGCCGTCAGGTCTCCCCTGGCGGCGTACTTATAAGGGGGTGTCTTTTTGAACTGTATACGTTGCAAAGCGGAGTTGCCTAAAGGGGCGACATACTGTCCTGCCTGCGGAAAGAAACAGACTGGCACTCCCCCACGGAAGGCCTTGAAACGTGCGAATGGCACCGGAACAGTTTATAAGCTGTCCGGCCGGCGGCGCCGTCCTTGGGTAGCTGCCAAAAATAAAGTAATCATCGGGTATTATGAGCGCAAAACAGACGCTACAGAGGCTCTGGAAAAACTGTCTGGTCGGGACTTGTCTGAGCGGTACAACATGACATTTGCCGAGGTATTTGAGGTGTGGAAAGCTGAGCATTATCAGGAGATCGGCGAAAAAGGAATTGAGGGATACAATCGGGCCTTTGCTGTGTTTACCCCGCTCCACGAGAAGAAATTCAGGGACCTCCGCACAGCAGATTTTCAGTTGGCCCTAGACCCACACATGCAGAAATCGCACTCCACCGTGTCAAAGTACAAGCAGTTGATTACGCAGATGTCACAATGGGCCATCCGGGAGGAAATCTGCACCACCAACTTTGCCAAATTCGTCCGGCTCCCGGAAAACGTCAAAAAAGAAAAAGACATCTTTACAGACCAAGAAATCGCAAAACTGGAAGCTGATAACAGCGAAACGGCAAAAATCGTTCTTATGCTGATTTATACAGGTATGCGTATTGGGGAGTTGTTCTCACTGCCTCTTGCGGACTACCACGGTGCCTATGTTATAGGCGGAGAAAAAACAGAGGCCGGACGCAATCGCATCATTCCTATCCGTCTAGAAGGGCGCGGCTATTTTGCCTATTTCGCCCAACAGGCAACCGGGCCACTACTCCTGTCTGGATATACCGGCCAGCGCCGCCCGGAAAACTACCGCAAACGGGATTACTACCCTCTGTTGAAGAAACTGGGCATTCCGCAGAAAAACCCGCATTGCACCCGGCACACCTATGCCAGCTGGGCAAGAAAACAGGGAATGGCTCCGGAGACCTTGCAAAAAATCCTGGGCCATGCGGATTACAGTACCACAGCAAATATCTATGTGCATACAGACGCAGATGAATTGATACAGGCAGTCGAAAATTGTTAGAAATTTGTTAGTAACCGAAAAAAGTTTTTAAAAATTTTCCTCGATTTAAGTTTCGATTTTCCTTGAAATTACTCGGTTTAACCATTCTACAATGTTTTGAGAAAGTATAATACTATATTTCACACGCAGGAGGTCACTGGTTCGAGTCCAGTAGTCTCCACCAAAAAGTTCCTGATTTCGCAAGAAATCAGGAACTTTTCTTTTGCCTCAGGCTCTAAAAGTTTTCTCCAAATTTTCTACTTTTTCTCCGACCAATACACTGACCAATTCGGGGATAGTTTCAGAAGGGACACAGCTCCGGGCGAAATGATTTTGCCTAGTGGTGTCGTATTTTGTTGTTTTATGTTCTAAAATCGGACTTTCTGCGCAAAAGTTTCTTGTAGATAACAAGTCGAAATGTTATACTAAAAATAATTTCAAAAACAGAGAGGAGTATCCATCATGGCTGCGCCGCGTGTTTTTATTAGTTCAACATATTATGATTTGAAGCATGTCCGGAATGATATCGGAGATTTTATTAGATCACTTGGGTATACGCCAGTTATGCATGATAGGGGCGGTGTAGCTTATACGCAAACAGACACTATTGAAAATAGTTGTTATAGTGAATTGACCACTTGCGATATTGTAATCTGTATTATTGGAAATCATTTTGGGACTCAGGCTTCCACAGGCGATTTTTCAATCACCATGGAGGAACTTCGCACAGCTATCAAGAATAAAAAGAAAATTTATATTTTCATCGCTAAAGATGTATATATAGAAAACCGGACATACATGCAAAACAAGGATTCGGGCACCTTTAGGCCCGCATATGCGGATAACATTAAAATTCATCAGTTTATTGAGGAACTGCGTCTCGCAATTAAAAATAACCCGATTGAATCTTTCGAAACTACAACCGATATTGTTAATTCCCTAAAAAGCCAATTTGCTGGATTATTTCAGAACTTTTTGGCTAGGGATGCTTCTTTGACAGAAGCTAA
This DNA window, taken from Dysosmobacter welbionis, encodes the following:
- a CDS encoding helix-turn-helix domain-containing protein; protein product: MDIIYFLAQIDRLRKERKMTKAEFYEKADVTASAVSQWRNEKTVPAETTIQRIADLFGVEVSFLTGQKEIPPTEKVDGMEEELIQIFRLLPDDLKAGILAQIKAVLVQRGLLPSQSE
- a CDS encoding tyrosine-type recombinase/integrase, whose product is MKRANGTGTVYKLSGRRRRPWVAAKNKVIIGYYERKTDATEALEKLSGRDLSERYNMTFAEVFEVWKAEHYQEIGEKGIEGYNRAFAVFTPLHEKKFRDLRTADFQLALDPHMQKSHSTVSKYKQLITQMSQWAIREEICTTNFAKFVRLPENVKKEKDIFTDQEIAKLEADNSETAKIVLMLIYTGMRIGELFSLPLADYHGAYVIGGEKTEAGRNRIIPIRLEGRGYFAYFAQQATGPLLLSGYTGQRRPENYRKRDYYPLLKKLGIPQKNPHCTRHTYASWARKQGMAPETLQKILGHADYSTTANIYVHTDADELIQAVENC
- a CDS encoding 3D domain-containing protein; this encodes MKKLTREERRRRSQRRQLITYLLFLILLLAWLGSYLIMTVKADRPAMHKPEPATQDGSLPGDDTPALVRCYLTEEEQEAAENELIEAALLSHAVRLDDVTVTHYCTCSRCCGKSDGITASGRRATPGVSVAVDPSIIPLGSDVLVDYGDGELHYYRADDTGSAVKGAHIDLCMESHEAAIQAGVRTATIYFIEEGAI
- a CDS encoding DUF4062 domain-containing protein, yielding MAAPRVFISSTYYDLKHVRNDIGDFIRSLGYTPVMHDRGGVAYTQTDTIENSCYSELTTCDIVICIIGNHFGTQASTGDFSITMEELRTAIKNKKKIYIFIAKDVYIENRTYMQNKDSGTFRPAYADNIKIHQFIEELRLAIKNNPIESFETTTDIVNSLKSQFAGLFQNFLARDASLTEAKTAYDLQETTEQFKDLLSSFHKETERMFQFWTEPFLQPTIPFTIFDLCWV
- a CDS encoding pentapeptide repeat-containing protein, producing the protein MDEQELKNILDKHFKWLRGENGGKRANLFGANLSRADLSGANLSRANLFGANLFGANLSRADLSGADLSGANLSRANLFGANLSRADLSRADLSRADLFGANLFGANLFGANLFGANLSRADLSGADLSGADLSGANLSRANLFGANLSRADLSGADLSGANLSRANLFGANLSRADLSRADYIEKAKNLFYPIACPEIGAFVGWKKARVKTSGHECIVKLEITEDAVRSSGTGRKCRCSKATVLEIQDLEGIVLEQVAVSDRDENFHYIPGTVVSVSDFDENRWNECSTGIHFYITREEAVRHIL
- a CDS encoding helix-turn-helix domain-containing protein, coding for MSSNIKRFGGEILRFKECREKAGLSQREVGDRLGISDSAVCLWEREQGGSLPRASMLPAIAKLYGVTVDKLLSDQGEG